ggCTACTTCGTGTGGAGCCTGATGGACAACTTCGAGTGGACTTCCGGCTACACAGTCAGGTTTGGATTGTACTACGTGGATTTTCGGAAAGACTCCAGGCCTCGCTACCCCAGGTCTAGTGCCGACTTCTACTCGCTGCTAGTCAGGGAGAGAGGCTTCACCCCCGCCGTCATGGACTTCCGGGCATGTGAGGAAGTTAAGACGTGGTTGTTGCCCTTGCCTCTTTCCTACACCGTCACACATGCGCATAGCTCTGACTAGCTAGTTTCACAGCTAACCACTTACATTGCCGCCTGTTTGTTTACTCAGATCCTGCTGACCGGGACACCTTTCTGTACGACCATTTCCCGCGCAACTTCTCGTGGGGCGTGGCCACCTCGGCCTACCAGGTGGAGGGCGCGTGGAACGAGGACGGTAGGGTGGCTGTTGGTTAAAGCATCGGTTAtcaatgtcacgtgatgttagTTAAAGGGTCTTAATTGGAGAAAGTTGTCAACCGCTTCATCTAtccagtttgtttttgtgtttgttttttttaccacGACGACGTGTCTAACCGCTCGTCAACTGGTATCAGTtaagaaataattaatgaatgaaGAGATGGACTGTCAAAGGAACTGTATTCTTATTTCCTAAAGACGAGGAAGCAGAATTTAAAGAAGCCATGTTCCTGTCGCTACAGACAAAGGCCCCAGCATCTGGGACACGTTTGTTCATCACGGTAACCACATCGCCAACAAGGACACGGGCGACGTGGCCTGCGACAGCTACCACCACATCGCTGACGACGTGCAGATGCTCAAAGAGCTAGGGGTGAGTATGTCATCGCCATGGTGTCGTCCTCCCTGAATCCACATTTCCCTGATGCTCAGTGAAgcctttcaaaagaaatatttagcagATCAAAGCGGCTCGTAGGACACCCAGTATCTGAATAGTTACTTGCATTGGGTCTGGAGTTAAACCCTCCCACCGCCGGCTGTTTTTCTTGGGTAAAGTTAGGTCGTATTCACGAGGATATCACATCGCCATCATATCGCCACAGGTGCAGCACTACCGCTTCTCCATCGCCTGGAGCCGCATCCTGCCAGACGGCACACCCGAGTCTCTAAACACCTTAGGGGTTAAATACTACAACGACCTCATCGACGCTTTGGTGGCCAACAACATCCAGCCCATGGTCACCCTGCATCACTGGGACCTGCCGCAAGCCCTGCAGGACCGTGGCGGCTGGAGAGATGACGCCATCATCGACCACTTCAACGACTACGCTCGTGTCTGCTTTGAACAGTTTGGAGACAGGGTGAGTCCCACAGACAAATCTCGTGTGTGAGCCGTTGTATTTAATCCAGATAACACGCAATGAGAAACACAAAGCTACAAACACATCCCATCTTAAACAGCAAGGCACACGCTTGTATAATCAGGCTAGGAacagcagtgttgtccataggaatgggaatcccatgggaaacgtcccatgggatgggatgggatgggacagcactcatttgtatttcccatggtagtcgatacttgatattgtaaaataaatttactgttatttcattcatcaaggatttaaatctttcctctgaatcatctattgtatgtgaagtagcaggaattatagaacaaaagccaaaaagtggttttcagtgttgtccataggattgttaataccatgggaatcccatgggaaacgtcccgtgggatgggacaggcataaattgccatgggatgggatgggatgggatagaaaatatgtcccatggacaaccctgaggAACAGTATACATCGCATAGAAACAGCTTCGCCACAAGCTTGTACAATAAAACTATGGACAACACAAACTGCCCAGTCACCTGCGAGGGATGAACATCCATCACTACATAAAAAGACAACCGTGTCTCTCGGTTATCGAGATAAAGGCAAAATAACTGTACACAGTGGAGGAGAAGGTCGTGCGACAGATCACAAGGGAGATGACATTTGTTCTCAGGTGAAACTGTGGATTACATTCAACGAACCCTTCGAAGTTTCCTGGTCTGGTCACGGAAACGGCCAATCCGCACCTGGCATCCACGACCCCGGGGTGGGCGTGTACACAGTGGCCCACAACATCATCCGCTCCCACGCCAAGGCCTTCCACACCTACGACACCCACTTCCGCCACGTCTACAAGGGTTTGTACATCCGACTACCAGAGGGAATCATCATCCACTTCATCCAGCGATTCGtttcccttttcctttcttgtcattttttagCATTTAAGACTTAATCAGTGTTGATTAGTCAAAGACAGTGAAACGTTTTTTTCATGTCACGTGCTTCAAATCATTTttacagacaaaacaaacaagaaatgaactGATTAATAATAATCTCAAATTGTTTCCGCAAGCTGTGGCAGAACTCGGCTAACAACAACCAGCAGGAAAGCAACAGGTCCACTAcgaatattattttgaaaaaataaaccatttgaaatatctgtatcaAAGGATCATACTGAAAGTCTTACCACGTGATCTACCCAATTAATGTCAGCGGTCACTAACCACTCcttgtcaccatgacaacgcaGGAAAGGTCGGCATCACGCTGAACATCGACTGGAAGGAGCCGATGACGACGAGTGAAGAGGACGAGTTGGCGGCGGAGCGCGCCATGATGTTCAAGCTGGGGTGGTTCGGCAACCCCATCTACGGCGACGGCGACTACCCCGAGGTGATGAAGCGCGTGGTGGCCGAGAAAAGTCAGCGACAGGGACTGACCACCTCGCGCCTGCCCACCTTCACCGCGGCGGAGAAGAGACTGAACAGAGGTTGCACGCGCTTTTTCTGCCATTCTCTTCACACTTCCTAACTTTAGTTAGTTAATAAACTGTGATCGCAGTACTTCCGGTGTAGGTGTGTGGAACGCTGCATGTACCGACCCCActataaaaaagtatttttaaacgGGAAAGAATAAGTCATGCAGTTATGCAATCCTAAGTCAAAAAATCTGGTAATCATGcagttattaataataatacataagtgaaaaaaatggtaCTCCTTattcacaattattttatttccttaaagTTGTGaagtttctaaatattttgtttagtgCCGGTGCTTATTCAAGTTAAATCCTGGCATGTAATTACTGATCATTGAGAAGTTTGATCATCTTGTGAATACCTAGCGCAGGGAGTCTGTAGAAAAGATTGCCTTGGCCCTGAAAACATCATTCTCACCTAAAAGTTCTAATCTTTCAGGTGCCTACGACTTTCTGGGTATCAATCACTACACCACCCACCTGaccagcaacaaacaaaagcccAGCTTGAACGCCAGTTATGACAATGACCAGGACATCGACACCCATGTCGACCCCTGCTGGCCAGGGTGAGTAGCACACTCTTTGATGGTAAACCAGAGCCTTAGACTCACCTTCACAGTGGAGAATAGAATGATGTCCAAACCTGGGACTAGAAAAACCTCCATGTTGACCACAATGATCTTTCTACGACTATAGAAAAATCTTAGACCAGAATGACCTTTGTGACTAGATAAACATCAATTCCATAGACACACCTGAGGAACCTTTGTATCTAACGCTAGAAAACCGTTTGACCTTTGACTTGGTTCAGTGTCGGCAATGCCTGGCTGTGGGTTAACCCTTGGGGTCTGCGAAACGTCCTGCGCTGGGTGCGAGATCGTTGGGGAAATCCTCCTGTCTACATCACCGAGAACGGCCGGCCAGACATCGAGGGTCCTCATGACATCGACCGCATCTACTACCATCGTAACTACACCAACGAGCTCCTGAAAGGTTTGCTGACATTCTTTagtccaggggtgggcaaagttttctgtttGCGGGCCGGTCTCACAATTCCAAGCTATGCGGCGGGtcggtaaaataccaaaacacCAGGCCAGGTGaccacacaacaaacctagtgataatggaatgaacAAATAATTACATAATGGCCTTCACTTACCGAATATATTGTGTGATGTAAAGCTGTCTGAATTCtctcacaataaaacttaaaaccagcctttcctgtAAAGGCAGCCGTCCCCGATGTTCTCTAACGAccccatcagacatgtcagccgtgttatttgttatttttgtactttgtctgtgtAAAAGTGTTACGGATGGCCGATTTCTACGGCTGATgcacttgataaattaaatctCAATCAAATTAATGCCCTCGTCATTCTCCCTAAAGAAATCGGAGCATGGAATAACATGCAAATCTTTCAGATGTGGtctttattttagaaacattcCTTACcgcatatatttttctttgaagattttCAATTCTGATCACATATCTCATTTTAAATACATCCTTCCACAGCTATAAAGCTGGATGGATGTGATGTTCGTGGATACACTGCCTGGTCCCTGATGGACAACTTCGAGTGGACATCTGGGTACTCCGAAAGGTTTGGCCTGTATGCTGTGGACTTCAACAACCCCAACCGTACCCGCAGCCCCAGAGAATCAGTCACTTTCTTCAGGGAGCTTATTCAAGAGAATGGTTTTGTCAAAAGCTGAACATTATCAGCTTGTGGTCTATAGCATGAACATTTTTTccaataaaaatgtgtttaagacAACAATGTGGCTACTAATTAATTTTCATCAAAACTGAAAATCAATTCGTGGTAGTATTTTTGCCTGACTTTTTTTCTAGTCACAGTTTGTATTACATATCTGACATGCATGTTTGAAATCAAAAATGCTTTTtctaaaataactttattttatgcactgataaaaaaaaaaaaatggcacaagTGGATGCATTGCAATATTTTACAGTAACACAGTTTTTATTAGAGTATATACATGCATAACAATGACTTTCTTCCATCGATTCTGTATTCCACAGTCTACAAGACAGTCTTCTCATCATTCTAACATCACTCCAATAGCTGAGGAGTGGGAGCAAGTTCACTCCTCTAGTTAGCTTCTCCAACTGATTTAGAATAACAGAATTTTCACTGTTTATAGAGGTCTGTCGAAGTGCCTCGCAGTCAGGTAACCATCCTTCATATCATCACACTAGCGATTTCTATTCATCCTGCTTTTGATTCTGGTCCTTATTTGACCGAGAGTTCctgctgactggctggctgttTTCATCTACCTGATCATCAGTATTACCATCTTCATTATCCTCATGTTTTTCATCCTCATCACTGTTTTCTCCTATGAAAAAACGAAAAATTTAAGGTGTACAGTATAtaactaaaatgttttaattttgtctttttaccaAAATAACACCCTCctgaaattataaaattaaagttaaaatgaCAATTTCCAATAAATATCAACTTTCCTCAAGTTAAGAAATACATGAATTTCCACTAGTTAACTATGGTTGTGCTGTTCTCAAATGTTAGTCATAAAGTGAAAGAGGGGGAGTGGGTTGTTTTACACAAAGTGAGTAACTAAGGCTAtttcatggcaaagcagccagctaTATAAAAAACGAAAactgccacatgcagagaaagaacaccgtgcctgagacaagatctgaactcaggacagccaatcctcaatgtattggtgacagaaggcgctaaccattgcgctgCTAGTCGTAAATAAAGTCAGTGAAACAACCCCTAGGAGTAATTATAAAgtgaacaattaaaaaatacaagtacaCTGTACTTAAAATGTTTACCTGATGGTTTGTTGTCCTTTCTTGCCTTCttgcttttcaatttttcttttttctttaacctaaaaaaatacaagttgtGATTAATTTCATTAGACATTACAAGAAGTAATCACTGCCTTCCTACTTTGATTTAAATGTAATCATAATCACAATTGCAAACATCACCACAAACATAATTACAAATTACAGTAATTACAATTAGAAAATTTTAAGGCTCAACTTTTACTAAGGGAGGGAACTAATGGTTTGACCTGCAGGAGGGGAGGAGTACATGCAGTGCAAGTTACCCCGTTCGTTATATTTCACTGCTTCCATCTAGCCTTTTACCCTCCTGCTGTTCATCATGTTCCATAAACTGCTTCTATCTACCCTATTATCCCTTCTGCAGGTCGAACCAATGTTTCCAGTGGGATGGTGGAAATTCGGCCTCTAAAATGAGAGATGGGAGACTATAATAAAGCTAATGGGTCAGAACACTttaaaatcatcagaaaaaaaaaatggttcagCGTTTTTGAATTTTCATTCAGATATATTATTCTAAATTCATTAAAGAAACTTTCACAAATCTTCCTATCCATTGTAGAGAACACCTAAAACTGCAAGTGTCGCGGGAAATGATGTGTAAAGTTCGGGGGTGTCTAACAATGGGAACTTTTGGAATACCTTCAAGACCTAATGATGAACTGTAAGAacttaaagtattaaatatataaaactgatTTGACTCTTCTTGCAGTATCTTAAGTGGAAGAATATCTATAATGTTTACCATAGAGCACCAACCTAATTTTTATCTAAATGTGACTTTTGCAGAAGTGACAATGTTGGAAATCAAAACAAGGTCATTTCTAATGCACACTGCTAAACAATATTTAACCTATGGTTGTCCAGCATATGGAAGTGACTTGGGAAATTTATCAGGAAAgcagatagccaagtggttagagcatgGTATGGTAGGTCAATACCCATGTGGTACTGTGACTTACCTCTCTTAAATCAGCTGCCAcaaatgagtacctgactctACAGAGGGTtgctttactttaaaatatttttcccttttatcCCTCCATCTGACTTAATAAAAATGATGGCATGGGTAGACAATTACATACCACTCTCTACCTCCTCTCTGTGTTTACCCCTCCTCTTATCTTTTTCATACACACATTGTCTTACCTGCCCTACTTCTAAATAGCATATAATCAAACCAACATACTCTCCTTCCAAACCCAATAATAGCACAAGCTACATAGGGCAggaaaagacaataaatttaCCTTTTGGCTCTTTTCTTGGCAGTCCTCTCTTCTGCTGCCTTCTTATTCTCCTCAACTTTGATATGGTATTTCTCATCTTTATCCATCTTGTCATTCTAGGAAAGAATACAAGAATAAATTTAGCccattattaaacattttgacAACATAACAGTTATATTTAGGTGATTGGAGATTTGTTTTCCAAAAATAGTGATAGAGATTAATTAAGCATCTCATTTTAAAGCAGATGAAATAACGAGAGGGAATTCTCAAACACACAGGGAGGGAAAAACCACCACACCCCACTTTCCAAAAATGTAGTATGCATGCCATGCACATGGTGTCTATgataaaacaaaagttatttcttCAGTTCTCTGTGTGATTACAAATAAATGATTGCAGATTAACAAGTAGaacatcaaaagatttgtcaaaatggaaagaaaggaaatacgCTCTGGTGATATGCACACCTGTTCTGCAGTAAATTTCTGACGAGCATATTCACGTCGTCGAACACCCCTGTAAACGTGAAAATCTCCACTTCCAGCACCAGCACTTGATCCTAAAATTATTGTTATCAGATTGATAAATGCAAAAAGTCTACAATGAGAGCAATCCATAAccaattttaaagttttgtaaataCCAAAAACTTTAAATAGTAACGGATACAGCAAAAtgtattattacaaaattatttttgttatgatgAGGTAGAGAAACAATGACATCAATAACACAGGACATTATGGAATgaatttgtttggttttatcTTCTACTTTTTACGCCTCACAGTAATTTGCTTGAAAGtatttataagaataaaataaatatttgttttataaatgaTTGTAAAAACATACCCCATACATTTCTGATGAATTCTGGAGGCTCTTTCATTTTAGCTCCTTTAGACTTTTCTGGAATAAACACGGGCTTTACCTGAAATCAATATTccaaaacagagagagagaaaagaattaGCGGCAGAAATCAACCTGGGTGAAGGCAGTTATTCCGGATACTactacatggaaaaaaaaaacacttacagGAGCGGCCATTAATTTTTCTAATCGCATTCGTTGCAGATCAGCTGGTGTTTTCGCAACAGCAACTGAACCAGTCGACGCTTTCTCTTTCGTCGCCATTTTCGAGCCCCAAAGTAAACGATTCCAGAACGGTTGTATTTTAACGTAAATAGTGGAGGCCGGACCGTTTAAGGACATAATATTTGAGGAACATAACTTGGGGataaagctaataaaaaaaacaaacaaacaaaaagtgaaaagcaTACAACTTTTGTaaattgtatatatttatatgagtCACGTCTTAGTCTTCTAAACGTAATCCTCATAAGctaatatttaaatgttatccTAAGTAGACAGCTATAAGCTGTTCTTCtatgacatttttatgattCTTTCAGTAATTTCGTTATTCGTCTCTGAATTTTCGCTGTTGTTACACTATTATTACTGATTGACTTTTCAAGCATTGATACCTATGGACGGCTGTTAACCAAGGTTAAAAGAAAGCCGTACACAAGTTTAGAAAAGCATCCTTGACAGATTTTTCTGGTATCATGCCACTAAGCCGGTTTCCCGTGGTCGTCACTTTCTGAACATATGAGCTTTCAATATCAGTTCATTGTCAAATATAAAGCTTCACGTCACTTccttaaatatattaaattcaTCCTTAATTTGCCTCCGTAAGGGAGTAAGATACGATTTTTCTGTGTGAAAGTTGTGTGAGTAAGAATAAGAAAGGGAGGGAACTAAAACGTTCCTATGAACTTAAAACCTTACTACCTCCCTTTGCAGATGACCCGAACTTTGtactatattaaaaaaagagaagagactAAGAGAGGACAAACCGTGTTTAGTGCGAGGAACATGTGAACAGACTGTGTAATGCACGTGTGTGAAATACAGGACAAAGAAATGCCCTTGTTGTGTCGTACAGGGAATAAACTGTCTTTGGTGCGAGGAGACAGTGCGACACACATGGGCTATGCGATGTGACGTGCAGGGAACAGACGGCTATGCGATGTGACGTGCAGGGGAACAGACTGTAATTAGTGTGACCCAGGGACAAACAGTATTTGGTGTGGTGACATACAAAGGACAGgcttttctgtctctttcacacacacacacaaagaaagagaaggagtaGATAATAGATGTCGAATGATGAGTCACACAGATTTGCTAAATCCTAGAATATTTGTCCTATCTGTGTTTTTAGCATTTGTTCTGATAATATTTGTGAGTACAGGTAtagatgtatttgtgtttgtgttgaaagTATTTGTGCATATAGAAATCAAACAAGACATTTTACACTATAGCTACTGTCTCATCAACCTATCTCGTTACAGAGCTTTAGTGCGATAAGGTGAAATCAATGGAAATCTGATGGCATTGAAAATGTGCACATAACTCAATCATTATCTTTCATGTTTTACCTTTATAGTTAAAACAGtatttgcttctttttaaagttttagctGAGACAGTTCCACAGGACATACGCGTGTCCAACTAGCGGGGTAACTAAACCAAACGTCTGCTCTTGTATCATCTTGGCGGATCTTTCAGCTGTATCTATGTATTTACATTCATTCATGTATTTACCTCCATCTCTCAATGAATACAGCCTCAGTTCAAGAAAATCACTAATGTGCTGGTCCTGCTGTTTGCTTGCCGAATGTTCTGGTCAATAAAACACCAGCTTTAAGTGTTCACACCCTGCACTGCCCAGTTTTTGAACTAGATGTATAGGTTTCTGCTGCAGGACCGAGCTACTGAAACTGTTTACTGAGCATTCAGCAAGCATGTAAGCACAGAAACTCAATAAATGCACCACATTCCTGAGACAAAGTGCGTGCTAACATCATCAATGTGGGTGGCTACATTTCAACGGTTCCATCTTTAGCCAGGCAACAGTGCAGTCGTGGTGTTAAACAAAAGGTATCTGCAACAACTTGTATTCGATCTTTACATTTGTTTCCTAGTGTTTTAGTCGTGTAGATTATCTCCTTGcgatgtgaatgtgtttgtcaGAATCAGCAAGCATAGCAAACTAAAGTTATAACGGCTGTAGAACACTTGTTACAGATGCACAGTCCACTTAGTCACCACTGCTACCCTCCCcgcaacaatcatcatcattaaaaaatactgacacTTTGTGTTAACTGCACCGGACATctgcaaataaacacaaatgatGTGGATTgtattggaaaaaaagaaaaagaaaaaatatttgcccACGCATGCACCCACTACCACacaccagccagccagccagccagccagccagagcACGAGGAGGACGTAGAAGTTTCCAAAGAGGTATTTAGATTGCACTGCGCCCTCGTCTATGATCGTGGCTGTGTATTTGGTGTAAGTACAGGTGAACT
This window of the Pomacea canaliculata isolate SZHN2017 linkage group LG4, ASM307304v1, whole genome shotgun sequence genome carries:
- the LOC112561815 gene encoding PRKR-interacting protein 1 homolog; translated protein: MATKEKASTGSVAVAKTPADLQRMRLEKLMAAPVKPVFIPEKSKGAKMKEPPEFIRNVWGSSAGAGSGDFHVYRGVRRREYARQKFTAEQNDKMDKDEKYHIKVEENKKAAEERTAKKRAKRLKKKEKLKSKKARKDNKPSGENSDEDEKHEDNEDGNTDDQVDENSQPVSRNSRSNKDQNQKQDE
- the LOC112561813 gene encoding lactase-phlorizin hydrolase-like, with protein sequence MQVSGTRHFSQRRQDLMVGTVKMSTHTAREKKHNLRCLLLLLTTWSTSIMGTSPQDHEIVPGTFPEGFAFGAATAAYQVEGGWQDDGKGPSIWDVFVHAPGHITNGHTADVADDSYHKFREDVQMLVKLGVTHYRFSIAWTRLMPNGTSSSINQRGIEYYNDVINELLAHNIQPFVTLYHWDLPQALQVEGGWLNSTIVNHFRDYADLCFRTFGDRVKMWITFNEPFIFLWNGYVAGTFAPGVQQSNALFLGANIIIKSHAAVYHLYDTRYRATQQGQVGITLDSEWYEPKDRNKSSDVTAQARAMSFRLGLFASPLLTGDYPDDVKTALQVNAQRLGVTSPLPPFSQEEKRSITGSLDFLGLNHYNTMLVADTNSTSTFGIDLTTDTSYPSLAYRTDTGSENDYQRLMGFGLRKLLNYIRTTYNNPVVYITENGYKGCGTMKDEKRIEYIREYSNNVLKAIRDGCDVRGYFVWSLMDNFEWTSGYTVRFGLYYVDFRKDSRPRYPRSSADFYSLLVRERGFTPAVMDFRAYPADRDTFLYDHFPRNFSWGVATSAYQVEGAWNEDDKGPSIWDTFVHHGNHIANKDTGDVACDSYHHIADDVQMLKELGVQHYRFSIAWSRILPDGTPESLNTLGVKYYNDLIDALVANNIQPMVTLHHWDLPQALQDRGGWRDDAIIDHFNDYARVCFEQFGDRVKLWITFNEPFEVSWSGHGNGQSAPGIHDPGVGVYTVAHNIIRSHAKAFHTYDTHFRHVYKGKVGITLNIDWKEPMTTSEEDELAAERAMMFKLGWFGNPIYGDGDYPEVMKRVVAEKSQRQGLTTSRLPTFTAAEKRLNRGAYDFLGINHYTTHLTSNKQKPSLNASYDNDQDIDTHVDPCWPGVGNAWLWVNPWGLRNVLRWVRDRWGNPPVYITENGRPDIEGPHDIDRIYYHRNYTNELLKAIKLDGCDVRGYTAWSLMDNFEWTSGYSERFGLYAVDFNNPNRTRSPRESVTFFRELIQENGFVKS